The following are encoded in a window of Streptomyces sp. SAT1 genomic DNA:
- the eccE gene encoding type VII secretion protein EccE, which translates to MASGTRSRPRGRAGADGAGTSGSGPAGAGPGAPPAAREADAAQPRVRQGPGGAFRLRRLVLLELAAAVLVVGWAVGPMALAAAVVVAALLVVSAVARRRGRSLPEWAATARALKVRQRRAAGTPVPAGTEPALVPAVECEPNLRTYAHGARDRRLVGIVGDGTFVTALLQVEADATALRAERTRRPLPLALVRDALEVDGIRLESAQIVQHTQPAPALHLPQQSVAVANYQPLQALTGAPAVRITWIALKLDPELCPEAVTARGGGLAGARKCVVRAADHLASRLTGAGFRATVLDEEELIAALATSACANPLVTAEAGRTGALERRTQESARDWRCDNRRHTTYWIRRWPPLGGDGGASLPQLLAGITAIPALATTFSLTLSPGERGDVALCGHLRVTGRSDDELVAARQALESAARQAGAGLSRLDREQLPGMLATLPLGGVR; encoded by the coding sequence ATGGCATCCGGTACGCGGTCGCGACCGCGGGGCCGAGCAGGGGCCGACGGCGCCGGGACGTCCGGTTCCGGGCCCGCCGGTGCCGGGCCCGGGGCGCCTCCCGCGGCGCGGGAAGCGGACGCGGCGCAGCCGCGTGTCCGGCAGGGGCCGGGCGGCGCGTTCCGGCTGCGACGGCTGGTGCTGCTGGAGCTGGCCGCGGCGGTTCTGGTGGTCGGCTGGGCGGTCGGACCGATGGCGCTGGCCGCCGCCGTGGTGGTCGCGGCGCTGCTGGTGGTGTCGGCCGTGGCGCGCCGAAGAGGCCGCTCGCTGCCCGAATGGGCCGCCACCGCACGCGCGTTGAAGGTACGGCAGCGGCGCGCCGCGGGCACACCGGTCCCCGCGGGCACGGAACCGGCGCTGGTCCCGGCCGTGGAGTGCGAGCCGAATCTGCGGACGTACGCGCACGGGGCGCGGGACCGGCGCCTGGTCGGCATCGTCGGGGACGGTACGTTCGTGACGGCGCTGCTCCAGGTGGAGGCCGACGCGACGGCGCTGCGCGCCGAGCGGACCCGGCGGCCGCTGCCGCTGGCGCTGGTGCGCGACGCCCTCGAAGTGGACGGTATCCGGCTGGAGTCGGCGCAGATCGTGCAGCACACCCAGCCCGCGCCCGCGCTCCATCTGCCGCAGCAGTCCGTGGCGGTGGCCAACTACCAGCCGCTCCAGGCACTGACGGGAGCCCCCGCGGTGCGCATCACCTGGATCGCGCTGAAGCTGGACCCGGAGCTGTGCCCCGAGGCCGTCACCGCGCGCGGCGGAGGTCTGGCCGGAGCGCGGAAGTGCGTCGTGCGCGCGGCGGACCATCTGGCGAGCCGGCTGACCGGGGCGGGCTTCCGGGCGACCGTCCTCGACGAGGAGGAGCTGATCGCCGCGCTCGCCACCTCGGCCTGCGCCAATCCGCTGGTGACGGCCGAGGCTGGCCGGACCGGGGCGCTTGAGCGGCGGACGCAGGAGTCCGCCCGCGACTGGCGGTGCGACAACCGCAGACATACGACGTACTGGATCCGGCGCTGGCCCCCGCTGGGCGGTGACGGCGGCGCGTCGCTGCCGCAGCTGCTCGCCGGGATCACGGCGATACCCGCCCTCGCCACCACCTTCAGCCTCACCCTCTCGCCCGGCGAGCGAGGCGATGTGGCGCTGTGCGGGCATCTGCGGGTGACCGGCCGCAGCGACGACGAACTGGTGGCGGCCCGGCAGGCGTTGGAGAGCGCCGCCCGGCAGGCGGGCGCGGGTCTGAGCAGGCTGGACCGGGAGCAGTTGCCGGGCATGCTGGCCACGCTGCCGCTGGGAGGTGTGCGGTGA